A single Lolium perenne isolate Kyuss_39 chromosome 6, Kyuss_2.0, whole genome shotgun sequence DNA region contains:
- the LOC127308327 gene encoding putative disease resistance protein RGA1 isoform X1, which produces MMFAIADQVASGFSSAIIEHTTDKIINFLESNYDLSHATEELLNKLRSRLTMVKAIAEAADNQLIVSPSLAKWLRNLHDASYEVEDVLDGIDSHEVLTGKRKLSELISSSVRIIKSLIVPNETIKMLECVVQKLDHLCATSGTFVELVKQSNSIAMKEGIAGETTSRLPVDVKVFGRDEVSELILKVILGSSGTEAESSSGREKLVARCRIGGIDVLPIVGMSGVGKTTLAQVIYNHPNVKEHFCKRAWVYVSKHLSIKRTLQEMLCSFKGNDSYFDYSDSLETTINNIQNVIPRDGRFLLVLDSVWDDMCDHWNILLTAIACEVPGSVVLVTTQSKSVADRVSTMCQVPLAPLPWESFWPLFQYYAFGITSVVAMSSSHTLLLIGKEIAQKLGGMPLAAKVIGSLLRSRLSADQWRCILESDWWDLTEVLHGILPYMGVSYQNLQHRQRRSFAFCSIFPHNYLFDKKRLVNMWISHDFIEHNRFDGTRLEDVGSKLFEELVERSFFQPTFDNKMYTMHDLVRGLAIAVSSHEYFLHKGTSQIASPTVRHLAVQVGTQLHIPELNKYKNLRTILLFGQCDSDEICDVLDTMLANSRSIRVLDLSYFKVLGKILPNISSLRKLRFFDLSFTRMNNLRNFPCNLKVLYLRGYRHDSIPHSINKLVNLQHLYVDATALSRIPFIGQLSQLQELESFSAGKKPGFMINELKNMQELTGKLSINNIHIIKNVHEAEDANMIEKKHLESLELKGKIVLRDVLEGLQPHRNLQELKIEGYGARIFPDWMLQGHVFTNLQSLHVVNCRFLEVLPPFGKFHSLKNLTLDSLPSVKHADGASFGCLQNLEEFKVSSMRAWIVWSHVEEDHGPFLPYVKKFQLLNCPVLEEVPYLSFMSSLSELDISVCGNYAKALPQCAQLMACLKTLRIADCNQVLQLSGHHFKLLEYLTIENCVGLRLVDGICSFSNLRKVGISGCPDILMEVSDQSTRQDEQGSLHLIFLCTDVSLLHGNCFVPSLRNVMITYLEADHFTVEQAEWFGKLISVECLDFIYCFFLGGLPSTLGRLTSLRVLKIVNSQKVLPGQGTVPANLQELILEGYALDWEDKFKPGGSEWLNICHVPYIRLNGKTI; this is translated from the coding sequence ATGATGTTTGCAATTGCAGACCAGGTGGCTAGTGGTTTCTCATCGGCTATTATTGAACACACCACTGACAAGATAATAAACTTCCTAGAGAGCAATTACGATCTGAGTCATGCTACTGAAGAGCTTCTCAACAAACTCAGATCACGCCTCACTATGGTAAAGGCTATTGCTGAGGCGGCAGACAACCAGCTCATCGTCAGCCCTAGTCTTGCCAAGTGGTTAAGGAACCTTCATGATGCTTCATATGAAGTGGAGGATGTGCTTGATGGAATTGACAGTCATGAAGTACTGACAGGAAAACGCAAGCTGAGCGAGCTCATATCATCATCTGTTAGAATCATTAAAAGTTTGATTGTACCCAATGAGACCATAAAAATGCTTGAGTGTGTTGTGCAAAAGTTGGACCACCTTTGTGCAACGTCTGGCACATTTGTTGAGCTGGTGAAGCAGAGTAATTCTATAGCCATGAAGGAGGGAATTGCGGGAGAGACTACTTCTCGTCTTCCAGTTGATGTCAAGGTATTTGGACGTGATGAAGTTTCAGAGTTAATACTAAAAGTTATTCTGGGTTCATCTGGAACTGAAGCAGAATCTAGCAGTGGACGAGAAAAACTTGTGGCAAGGTGCCGCATTGGTGGTATTGATGTTCTTCCGATTGTTGGTATGAGCGGGGTTGGGAAGACAACCCTTGCTCAAGTCATTTACAATCATCCAAATGTGAAGGAACACTTCTGTAAGAGAGCATGGGTGTATGTTTCAAAGCATCTCAGCATAAAGAGGACATTGCAAGAGATGTTATGCTCTTTTAAAGGGAATGATTCATATTTTGATTACAGTGATAGTTTGGAAACAACTATAAACAATATTCAAAATGTCATCCCACGGGATGGAAGATTTCTTCTTGTGCTAGACAGTGTTTGGGATGACATGTGTGACCATTGGAATATTTTGCTCACTGCCATAGCCTGCGAAGTGCCAGGAAGTGTAGTTCTTGTAACAACACAAAGCAAAAGTGTTGCAGACAGAGTATCAACAATGTGTCAAGTTCCACTAGCACCTTTGCCATGGGAGAGTTTTTGGCCACTTTTCCAGTATTATGCATTTGGAATTACTAGTGTTGTTGCTATGAGCAGCAGCCACACCCTTCTTCTAATTGGTAAGGAAATAGCACAAAAACTAGGAGGTATGCCATTAGCAGCAAAAGTAATAGGAAGTTTATTGAGATCTAGATTATCTGCAGATCAGTGGAGATGCATCCTGGAGAGCGATTGGTGGGATCTTACTGAAGTTTTACATGGAATCCTTCCGTATATGGGAGTGAGTTATCAGAACCTACAACACAGACAGAGACGTAGCTTTGCTTTTTGTTCTATCTTTCCACACAATTACTTGTTTGATAAAAAAAGATTGGTCAATATGTGGATTTCTCATGATTTTATCGAGCACAACAGATTTGATGGCACCAGATTAGAGGATGTTGGAAGTAAACTGTTTGAGGAACTTGTTGAAAGGTCATTTTTCCAGCCCACATTTGATAACAAGATGTACACTATGCATGATCTAGTAAGAGGTCTGGCCATTGCTGTTTCTTCACATGAGTACTTTCTCCACAAAGGAACATCACAGATAGCATCACCCACTGTTCGCCACTTAGCTGTGCAAGTTGGTACTCAACTGCACATTCCTGAACTTAACAAGTACAAAAATTTGCGGACAATCTTACTATTTGGTCAATGTGATAGTGATGAAATTTGTGATGTTCTTGACACCATGTTAGCAAATTCAAGAAGCATTCGAGTGTTGGACTTATCTTATTTCAAGGTGCTAGGAAAAATCCTACCAAACATTTCATCCCTGAGAAAATTGAGGTTCTTTGATCTCTCCTTCACAAGAATGAATAATTTGCGCAACTTCCCTTGCAATCTCAAAGTTCTGTATCTCCGTGGGTACAGACATGATTCTATTCCTCACAGCATTAATAAGCTTGTCAACTTACAACACTTGTATGTTGATGCGACAGCTCTCTCTAGGATTCCATTTATTGGACAACTAAGCCAACTTCAAGAACTGGAGAGCTTTAGTGCTGGAAAGAAACCTggattcatgatcaatgaattgaaGAACATGCAAGAGCTAACAGGTAAACTTAGCATCAACAATATCCACATCATTAAGAATGTTCACGAGGCAGAGGACGCCAATATGATTGAGAAGAAACATCTTGAATCCTTGGAGTTAAAGGGGAAAATTGTATTGAGGGATGTATTGGAAGGATTGCAGCCACACCGTAATTTGCAAGAGCTCAAGATTGAAGGTTATGGGGCCAGAATATTCCCAGACTGGATGTTACAAGGCCATGTCTTCACAAATCTTCAGTCCCTTCATGTTGTAAACTGTCGATTTCTAGAGGTACTTCCGCCATTTGGAAAATTCCATTCACTCAAGAATCTCACTCTTGATAGCTTGCCATCAGTGAAGCATGCTGATGGAGCATCCTTTGGTTGTCTGCAAAATTTGGAGGAGTTCAAAGTTTCTTCAATGAGAGCATGGATAGTCTGGTCACATGTAGAAGAGGATCATGGTCCCTTCCTTCCATACGTCAAAAAATTTCAGCTTCTGAATTGCCCTGTACTAGAAGAAGTGCCCTACCTATCATTCATGTCTTCCCTGTCAGAACTAGATATTTCAGTTTGTGGGAACTATGCCAAAGCACTACCACAATGTGCACAACTCATGGCATGTCTCAAAACATTAAGGATAGCTGACTGCAATCAAGTACTCCAACTCTCTGGTCATCATTTCAAGTTACTAGAGTATCTAACAATCGAAAATTGTGTTGGGCTACGTTTGGTTGATGGAATATGCTCCTTCTCCAACCTTAGGAAAGTGGGGATTTCTGGTTGTCCTGATATTCTTATGGAAGTATCAGACCAGTCAACTAGACAAGATGAGCAAGGTTCACTCCATTTAATATTTCTATGCACAGATGTCAGCTTATTACATGGAAATTGCTTTGTGCCCTCATTGCGAAATGTAATGATCACTTACTTGGAGGCTGATCATTTTACTGTGGAGCAGGCAGAATGGTTTGGGAAACTAATATCTGTAGAATGTCTTGATTTTATATACTGTTTTTTTCTTGGAGGACTCCCTTCAACACTAGGCAGACTTACCTCCTTGAGGGTACTTAAAATTGTGAACTCACAGAAAGTGTTACCGGGACAAGGAACTGTGCCAGCGAACCTCCAGGAACTGATTCTAGAGGGTTAtgcacttgattgggaagataagtTCAAGCCTGGAGGGTCGGAATGGTTAAACATTTGCCATGTTCCGTACATTCGTCTTAATGGGAAGACTATCTAA
- the LOC127308327 gene encoding putative disease resistance protein RGA1 isoform X2, translating into MMFAIADQVASGFSSAIIEHTTDKIINFLESNYDLSHATEELLNKLRSRLTMVKAIAEAADNQLIVSPSLAKWLRNLHDASYEVEDVLDGIDSHEVLTGKRKLSELISSSVRIIKSLIVPNETIKMLECVVQKLDHLCATSGTFVELVKQSNSIAMKEGIAGETTSRLPVDVKVFGRDEVSELILKVILGSSGTEAESSSGREKLVARCRIGGIDVLPIVGMSGVGKTTLAQVIYNHPNVKEHFCKRAWVYVSKHLSIKRTLQEMLCSFKGNDSYFDYSDSLETTINNIQNVIPRDGRFLLVLDSVWDDMCDHWNILLTAIACEVPGSVVLVTTQSKSVADRVSTMCQVPLAPLPWESFWPLFQYYAFGITSVVAMSSSHTLLLIDQWRCILESDWWDLTEVLHGILPYMGVSYQNLQHRQRRSFAFCSIFPHNYLFDKKRLVNMWISHDFIEHNRFDGTRLEDVGSKLFEELVERSFFQPTFDNKMYTMHDLVRGLAIAVSSHEYFLHKGTSQIASPTVRHLAVQVGTQLHIPELNKYKNLRTILLFGQCDSDEICDVLDTMLANSRSIRVLDLSYFKVLGKILPNISSLRKLRFFDLSFTRMNNLRNFPCNLKVLYLRGYRHDSIPHSINKLVNLQHLYVDATALSRIPFIGQLSQLQELESFSAGKKPGFMINELKNMQELTGKLSINNIHIIKNVHEAEDANMIEKKHLESLELKGKIVLRDVLEGLQPHRNLQELKIEGYGARIFPDWMLQGHVFTNLQSLHVVNCRFLEVLPPFGKFHSLKNLTLDSLPSVKHADGASFGCLQNLEEFKVSSMRAWIVWSHVEEDHGPFLPYVKKFQLLNCPVLEEVPYLSFMSSLSELDISVCGNYAKALPQCAQLMACLKTLRIADCNQVLQLSGHHFKLLEYLTIENCVGLRLVDGICSFSNLRKVGISGCPDILMEVSDQSTRQDEQGSLHLIFLCTDVSLLHGNCFVPSLRNVMITYLEADHFTVEQAEWFGKLISVECLDFIYCFFLGGLPSTLGRLTSLRVLKIVNSQKVLPGQGTVPANLQELILEGYALDWEDKFKPGGSEWLNICHVPYIRLNGKTI; encoded by the exons ATGATGTTTGCAATTGCAGACCAGGTGGCTAGTGGTTTCTCATCGGCTATTATTGAACACACCACTGACAAGATAATAAACTTCCTAGAGAGCAATTACGATCTGAGTCATGCTACTGAAGAGCTTCTCAACAAACTCAGATCACGCCTCACTATGGTAAAGGCTATTGCTGAGGCGGCAGACAACCAGCTCATCGTCAGCCCTAGTCTTGCCAAGTGGTTAAGGAACCTTCATGATGCTTCATATGAAGTGGAGGATGTGCTTGATGGAATTGACAGTCATGAAGTACTGACAGGAAAACGCAAGCTGAGCGAGCTCATATCATCATCTGTTAGAATCATTAAAAGTTTGATTGTACCCAATGAGACCATAAAAATGCTTGAGTGTGTTGTGCAAAAGTTGGACCACCTTTGTGCAACGTCTGGCACATTTGTTGAGCTGGTGAAGCAGAGTAATTCTATAGCCATGAAGGAGGGAATTGCGGGAGAGACTACTTCTCGTCTTCCAGTTGATGTCAAGGTATTTGGACGTGATGAAGTTTCAGAGTTAATACTAAAAGTTATTCTGGGTTCATCTGGAACTGAAGCAGAATCTAGCAGTGGACGAGAAAAACTTGTGGCAAGGTGCCGCATTGGTGGTATTGATGTTCTTCCGATTGTTGGTATGAGCGGGGTTGGGAAGACAACCCTTGCTCAAGTCATTTACAATCATCCAAATGTGAAGGAACACTTCTGTAAGAGAGCATGGGTGTATGTTTCAAAGCATCTCAGCATAAAGAGGACATTGCAAGAGATGTTATGCTCTTTTAAAGGGAATGATTCATATTTTGATTACAGTGATAGTTTGGAAACAACTATAAACAATATTCAAAATGTCATCCCACGGGATGGAAGATTTCTTCTTGTGCTAGACAGTGTTTGGGATGACATGTGTGACCATTGGAATATTTTGCTCACTGCCATAGCCTGCGAAGTGCCAGGAAGTGTAGTTCTTGTAACAACACAAAGCAAAAGTGTTGCAGACAGAGTATCAACAATGTGTCAAGTTCCACTAGCACCTTTGCCATGGGAGAGTTTTTGGCCACTTTTCCAGTATTATGCATTTGGAATTACTAGTGTTGTTGCTATGAGCAGCAGCCACACCCTTCTTCTAATTG ATCAGTGGAGATGCATCCTGGAGAGCGATTGGTGGGATCTTACTGAAGTTTTACATGGAATCCTTCCGTATATGGGAGTGAGTTATCAGAACCTACAACACAGACAGAGACGTAGCTTTGCTTTTTGTTCTATCTTTCCACACAATTACTTGTTTGATAAAAAAAGATTGGTCAATATGTGGATTTCTCATGATTTTATCGAGCACAACAGATTTGATGGCACCAGATTAGAGGATGTTGGAAGTAAACTGTTTGAGGAACTTGTTGAAAGGTCATTTTTCCAGCCCACATTTGATAACAAGATGTACACTATGCATGATCTAGTAAGAGGTCTGGCCATTGCTGTTTCTTCACATGAGTACTTTCTCCACAAAGGAACATCACAGATAGCATCACCCACTGTTCGCCACTTAGCTGTGCAAGTTGGTACTCAACTGCACATTCCTGAACTTAACAAGTACAAAAATTTGCGGACAATCTTACTATTTGGTCAATGTGATAGTGATGAAATTTGTGATGTTCTTGACACCATGTTAGCAAATTCAAGAAGCATTCGAGTGTTGGACTTATCTTATTTCAAGGTGCTAGGAAAAATCCTACCAAACATTTCATCCCTGAGAAAATTGAGGTTCTTTGATCTCTCCTTCACAAGAATGAATAATTTGCGCAACTTCCCTTGCAATCTCAAAGTTCTGTATCTCCGTGGGTACAGACATGATTCTATTCCTCACAGCATTAATAAGCTTGTCAACTTACAACACTTGTATGTTGATGCGACAGCTCTCTCTAGGATTCCATTTATTGGACAACTAAGCCAACTTCAAGAACTGGAGAGCTTTAGTGCTGGAAAGAAACCTggattcatgatcaatgaattgaaGAACATGCAAGAGCTAACAGGTAAACTTAGCATCAACAATATCCACATCATTAAGAATGTTCACGAGGCAGAGGACGCCAATATGATTGAGAAGAAACATCTTGAATCCTTGGAGTTAAAGGGGAAAATTGTATTGAGGGATGTATTGGAAGGATTGCAGCCACACCGTAATTTGCAAGAGCTCAAGATTGAAGGTTATGGGGCCAGAATATTCCCAGACTGGATGTTACAAGGCCATGTCTTCACAAATCTTCAGTCCCTTCATGTTGTAAACTGTCGATTTCTAGAGGTACTTCCGCCATTTGGAAAATTCCATTCACTCAAGAATCTCACTCTTGATAGCTTGCCATCAGTGAAGCATGCTGATGGAGCATCCTTTGGTTGTCTGCAAAATTTGGAGGAGTTCAAAGTTTCTTCAATGAGAGCATGGATAGTCTGGTCACATGTAGAAGAGGATCATGGTCCCTTCCTTCCATACGTCAAAAAATTTCAGCTTCTGAATTGCCCTGTACTAGAAGAAGTGCCCTACCTATCATTCATGTCTTCCCTGTCAGAACTAGATATTTCAGTTTGTGGGAACTATGCCAAAGCACTACCACAATGTGCACAACTCATGGCATGTCTCAAAACATTAAGGATAGCTGACTGCAATCAAGTACTCCAACTCTCTGGTCATCATTTCAAGTTACTAGAGTATCTAACAATCGAAAATTGTGTTGGGCTACGTTTGGTTGATGGAATATGCTCCTTCTCCAACCTTAGGAAAGTGGGGATTTCTGGTTGTCCTGATATTCTTATGGAAGTATCAGACCAGTCAACTAGACAAGATGAGCAAGGTTCACTCCATTTAATATTTCTATGCACAGATGTCAGCTTATTACATGGAAATTGCTTTGTGCCCTCATTGCGAAATGTAATGATCACTTACTTGGAGGCTGATCATTTTACTGTGGAGCAGGCAGAATGGTTTGGGAAACTAATATCTGTAGAATGTCTTGATTTTATATACTGTTTTTTTCTTGGAGGACTCCCTTCAACACTAGGCAGACTTACCTCCTTGAGGGTACTTAAAATTGTGAACTCACAGAAAGTGTTACCGGGACAAGGAACTGTGCCAGCGAACCTCCAGGAACTGATTCTAGAGGGTTAtgcacttgattgggaagataagtTCAAGCCTGGAGGGTCGGAATGGTTAAACATTTGCCATGTTCCGTACATTCGTCTTAATGGGAAGACTATCTAA